A section of the Rhodobacteraceae bacterium M382 genome encodes:
- a CDS encoding bifunctional 2-C-methyl-D-erythritol 4-phosphate cytidylyltransferase/2-C-methyl-D-erythritol 2,4-cyclodiphosphate synthase, with protein sequence MTTAALIVAAGRGQRAGGGLPKQWRPLAGKRVADWTLERFRAAGLPLIVLVLNRDDRQYWDEFESHPDIILAPGGTDRAGSVQNGLKALEGRGIDKVLIHDVARPCVSPALIHAVEAALNSAPGAAPGLAVTDALWTGDAGQVTGTRNRDGLYAAQTPQGFRYDAICHAHLTHRGGAADDVEVARDAGLTVAIVPGEADNLKITRPEDFARAEQILTQDRRGAEMDIRLGNGYDVHRFGPGDSVILCGVEIPHDRTLQGHSDADVGMHAVTDAIYGALAQGDIGRHFPPSDPQWKGAASEIFLRHAADLARNMGFTLSNIDCTLVCEYPKVGPHAAQMQQEMARILDIDPDRVSIKATTSERLGFTGRGEGIASIATAALVKS encoded by the coding sequence ATGACCACAGCTGCCCTGATCGTGGCCGCCGGGCGCGGCCAGAGGGCCGGTGGCGGCCTGCCGAAACAATGGCGCCCGCTTGCCGGCAAACGGGTAGCGGACTGGACATTGGAGCGGTTTCGAGCGGCGGGCCTGCCGCTGATCGTATTGGTTCTGAACCGCGATGACAGGCAATATTGGGATGAATTTGAATCCCACCCTGACATCATTCTTGCCCCGGGTGGCACGGACCGGGCAGGTTCGGTGCAAAACGGGCTCAAGGCGCTTGAGGGGCGCGGGATCGACAAGGTGCTGATCCACGATGTGGCCCGCCCCTGTGTCTCTCCGGCTCTTATCCATGCCGTAGAGGCGGCATTGAACAGCGCCCCGGGCGCGGCCCCCGGGCTGGCCGTTACCGATGCGCTTTGGACGGGGGATGCAGGTCAGGTCACCGGCACCCGCAACCGGGACGGGTTGTACGCCGCCCAGACCCCACAGGGGTTTCGCTATGATGCCATTTGTCATGCACATCTTACCCATCGCGGTGGCGCGGCAGATGATGTAGAAGTCGCGCGTGATGCCGGGCTCACCGTCGCAATTGTTCCGGGCGAGGCCGACAACCTGAAAATCACCCGCCCCGAGGATTTCGCCCGGGCGGAACAGATTCTGACACAAGACCGCCGGGGAGCCGAGATGGATATCAGACTGGGCAATGGATATGACGTACACCGCTTTGGCCCTGGCGACAGCGTGATCCTGTGTGGGGTCGAAATCCCCCATGACCGCACCCTTCAGGGTCATTCCGATGCTGACGTGGGTATGCATGCCGTGACAGATGCAATCTATGGTGCGCTGGCACAGGGCGACATCGGTCGTCATTTCCCGCCATCAGATCCGCAATGGAAGGGGGCGGCCTCTGAAATCTTTCTGCGCCACGCCGCCGATTTGGCCCGCAACATGGGTTTCACCCTGTCCAACATCGATTGCACCCTGGTCTGTGAATACCCCAAGGTCGGCCCCCACGCCGCCCAAATGCAGCAGGAAATGGCCCGAATTCTGGACATCGACCCGGATCGGGTGTCAATCAAGGCAACGACTTCGGAACGTCTGGGGTTCACCGGACGCGGCGAAGGTATCGCGTCGATCGCCACCGCAGCGTTGGTGAAATCATGA
- a CDS encoding phosphatidylglycerophosphatase A, whose product MKQLAHMIGTVCGVGHIRPAPGTWGSAVALPLAWALHTLGGFPLLLMGTAFALIVGIWATREYTSHGGDHDPSEIVIDEVAGQFTALLPLSYAAWAHDIPVLAMWPGWIAAFVLFRLFDITKPGPIGTADRRGDALGVMLDDIIAGVFAAIGVMALAGVWHGVMGQ is encoded by the coding sequence ATGAAACAGCTGGCACATATGATCGGCACCGTTTGTGGCGTCGGCCACATCCGCCCTGCCCCTGGTACCTGGGGATCGGCTGTGGCCCTGCCTCTGGCCTGGGCACTGCATACATTGGGTGGGTTTCCATTGTTGTTGATGGGGACCGCATTTGCCCTGATCGTCGGGATCTGGGCCACCCGGGAATATACGTCGCATGGGGGCGACCATGATCCGTCCGAAATCGTGATCGACGAAGTGGCCGGACAATTTACAGCGCTGCTTCCGCTCAGCTATGCGGCCTGGGCTCATGACATCCCGGTCCTTGCCATGTGGCCGGGTTGGATCGCCGCGTTTGTGCTGTTTCGCCTGTTCGACATCACCAAACCCGGACCCATCGGTACGGCAGACCGGCGCGGGGATGCCCTGGGCGTGATGCTGGATGACATCATTGCGGGTGTTTTTGCCGCCATCGGCGTCATGGCATTGGCCGGGGTGTGGCATGGGGTCATGGGCCAATGA
- a CDS encoding CinA family protein: MTAVDVTDLIARATRAKVVITTAESCTGGLIVAALTDIPGSSAVVDRGFVTYSNQAKMEMLGVQAETLTAHGAVSQQVAAEMAMGALTHSPATLAVSVTGIAGPGGSEFKPEGRVCFGLAQAGQDTVTETIEFGAIGRDHVRQATRDHALTLLSRAISQRDL; the protein is encoded by the coding sequence ATGACCGCTGTTGACGTCACCGACCTGATCGCCCGCGCCACCCGCGCAAAAGTCGTGATCACCACCGCCGAAAGCTGTACCGGAGGGTTGATCGTCGCGGCGCTGACCGACATTCCCGGCTCTTCTGCCGTCGTGGACCGCGGGTTCGTCACCTATTCCAATCAGGCCAAGATGGAGATGCTGGGCGTGCAGGCCGAAACACTGACCGCCCATGGCGCGGTTTCGCAACAGGTCGCCGCCGAAATGGCGATGGGTGCGCTGACCCATTCCCCCGCGACGCTGGCGGTCTCGGTCACCGGCATTGCCGGGCCTGGCGGGTCCGAGTTCAAACCCGAAGGCCGCGTGTGTTTCGGATTGGCACAGGCCGGGCAGGACACCGTTACTGAAACCATCGAATTCGGTGCCATCGGTCGCGACCACGTCCGTCAGGCCACGCGGGACCACGCCCTGACTTTGCTGTCACGGGCGATTTCCCAAAGAGACCTGTAA
- a CDS encoding ammonium transporter, which translates to MNGADTAWITVATALVLFMTLPGLALFYGGLVRARNVLSVFMHCYAIACLMSVLWFFLGYSIAFGPGESGIWGGLDKAMLTGVTVDSLSGTLPEVLFFAFQMTFAIITPALIVGAYVERVGFGFVLLFSSLWMLVCYAPVVHWIWGGGMLADGGIFGDIGVRDFAGGIVVHETAGLAALIVAFFLGPRKHRTTPPHNPGFVMIGAGMLWVGWFGFNGGSQLAADGGAAMAITVTHISAATASLTWALWEKIKYGKASLVGLVTGTIAGLASITPASGFVGPIEALIIGAIAGVLCQEAVNLVRNKLKIDDTLDVFAVHGVGGIFGTIMIALFGAGTWAAQLGGLVVVGLFTTIVTVVLVKICAAITPLRVDLETETNGLDLSVHGERAYDMSS; encoded by the coding sequence ATGAACGGAGCCGACACAGCATGGATCACGGTGGCAACCGCCCTGGTCCTCTTTATGACATTGCCTGGATTGGCGTTGTTTTACGGTGGACTTGTACGTGCGCGAAATGTGCTCAGCGTGTTCATGCATTGCTATGCGATTGCCTGTTTGATGAGCGTTCTGTGGTTCTTCCTGGGGTATTCCATTGCCTTTGGCCCCGGTGAAAGCGGGATCTGGGGCGGGTTGGACAAGGCCATGTTGACAGGTGTCACCGTCGACAGCCTGTCGGGCACCCTGCCCGAGGTGCTGTTTTTTGCCTTTCAGATGACATTTGCCATCATCACCCCGGCCCTGATTGTAGGGGCCTATGTCGAGCGGGTCGGCTTTGGTTTTGTGCTGCTGTTTTCATCCCTGTGGATGCTGGTCTGTTATGCGCCGGTTGTGCATTGGATCTGGGGTGGCGGCATGTTGGCCGACGGCGGTATCTTTGGCGACATTGGGGTCCGTGACTTTGCCGGTGGCATCGTGGTGCATGAAACAGCCGGTCTGGCGGCGCTGATCGTGGCGTTCTTTCTGGGGCCGCGCAAACACCGCACGACCCCGCCGCACAACCCCGGGTTTGTGATGATCGGTGCCGGGATGCTGTGGGTTGGCTGGTTCGGCTTCAACGGCGGCTCGCAGCTGGCCGCAGACGGTGGCGCGGCCATGGCAATCACCGTGACACACATCTCGGCCGCAACCGCCTCTTTGACCTGGGCGCTGTGGGAAAAGATCAAATATGGCAAGGCCTCGCTGGTCGGGCTGGTCACAGGGACCATCGCCGGGTTGGCTTCGATCACCCCGGCATCCGGGTTTGTCGGTCCCATCGAGGCGTTGATCATCGGTGCCATCGCCGGGGTGCTGTGTCAGGAGGCGGTGAACCTGGTGCGCAACAAACTGAAAATCGACGACACGCTGGATGTGTTTGCGGTTCACGGTGTGGGCGGTATCTTTGGCACCATCATGATCGCGCTTTTTGGTGCGGGCACCTGGGCCGCGCAGCTGGGTGGGCTGGTCGTTGTCGGTCTCTTTACCACCATTGTCACCGTGGTTCTGGTCAAGATCTGTGCCGCAATCACGCCGTTGCGTGTCGATTTGGAAACCGAAACCAACGGTCTGGACCTCAGCGTTCATGGCGAACGCGCCTATGACATGAGCAGCTGA
- a CDS encoding MmgE/PrpD family protein, which translates to MADSFTTRLADFATAPVTPSGPARQTTVLSALDWLAVGRAGSAEPVSRILRAQATEEGGAPQARLFGGGAAPVRMAALVNGTVSHALDYDDTHFAHIGHPSVAVFPAALAMGERQGGAIAGVLEAALVGMEVSIRVGVWLGRGHYQRGFHQTATAGAFGAAVAAGRLAGLDAQAMTQVLGLTATRAAGLKVQFGTMAKPYNAGLAASCGVEAALLVARGFQANPDAMSGEFGFAATHHGAGDIDKALAGLGEHWLFETVSHKFHACCHGLHAALEAARDLDLAAPEIAELSVRTHPRWMSVCNQPMPTTGLGAKFSYGTVLAMRALGYDTARLDSYTDQICADPKVRGLRAMVRVEADDSLSETEAVVTVLRRDGVRREAHHDLAAPMEMTDREARVREKAQNLIGETSARAIWSLLRGGGAVEDLAALVSE; encoded by the coding sequence ATGGCAGACAGTTTCACGACCCGACTGGCAGATTTTGCAACCGCTCCGGTAACCCCGTCGGGGCCGGCGCGACAAACCACCGTGTTGTCGGCTCTGGACTGGCTGGCGGTGGGACGCGCGGGCAGCGCTGAACCTGTCTCGCGGATTCTGCGGGCACAGGCCACCGAAGAAGGCGGCGCGCCTCAGGCGCGGCTGTTTGGTGGTGGCGCAGCGCCTGTGCGCATGGCGGCATTGGTCAATGGCACGGTCAGCCATGCGCTGGATTATGACGACACCCATTTTGCCCATATCGGCCATCCGTCAGTGGCTGTTTTTCCGGCCGCATTGGCCATGGGAGAACGCCAGGGCGGTGCAATTGCCGGAGTGTTGGAGGCGGCGCTGGTCGGGATGGAAGTGTCGATCCGGGTCGGTGTGTGGTTGGGGCGCGGGCATTATCAGCGCGGATTTCATCAAACCGCCACGGCCGGGGCCTTTGGGGCCGCTGTTGCAGCCGGGCGGTTGGCTGGTTTGGATGCGCAGGCCATGACACAGGTTCTGGGGCTGACAGCAACCCGCGCAGCCGGGCTCAAGGTCCAGTTCGGAACGATGGCAAAACCTTATAATGCCGGTCTTGCCGCATCCTGCGGGGTCGAGGCGGCTCTTTTGGTAGCGCGGGGGTTCCAGGCCAACCCTGACGCAATGTCCGGCGAATTCGGCTTTGCGGCCACCCATCATGGGGCGGGGGACATCGACAAGGCGCTGGCGGGGCTGGGGGAGCATTGGTTGTTCGAGACGGTCAGCCACAAATTTCACGCCTGCTGTCACGGGCTGCACGCAGCTCTTGAGGCGGCGCGCGATCTGGATCTGGCCGCGCCCGAGATTGCGGAATTGTCGGTGCGCACCCATCCCCGGTGGATGAGCGTGTGCAACCAACCGATGCCGACAACCGGGTTGGGGGCCAAATTTTCCTATGGGACGGTCCTGGCCATGCGGGCGCTGGGGTATGACACCGCCCGTCTCGACTCCTATACCGATCAGATCTGTGCAGATCCCAAGGTCAGGGGACTGCGCGCCATGGTCCGGGTCGAAGCCGATGACAGCCTGAGCGAAACCGAAGCGGTTGTCACGGTGTTGCGCCGTGACGGTGTGCGGCGCGAGGCTCATCATGATCTGGCCGCACCGATGGAGATGACGGACCGCGAGGCGCGTGTGCGCGAAAAAGCCCAAAATTTGATCGGAGAAACAAGCGCCCGCGCCATCTGGTCGCTGTTGCGTGGGGGGGGCGCGGTCGAAGATTTGGCGGCCTTGGTGTCCGAATAG
- a CDS encoding type II toxin-antitoxin system RatA family toxin gives MPTHSETRHLPYSAQQMYDLVADVAQYPTFLPWCAAARIRSKTPLGAAEVLEADLVISFKVFRERFGSRVTLFPDDMKIDTEYLDGPFKYMKSNWSFESCDDGGCDVSFFVDFEFRNAVLQGIIGVVFNEAMHRIVRAFEHRAAELYG, from the coding sequence ATGCCGACGCATTCCGAAACCCGCCATCTGCCCTATTCTGCTCAGCAGATGTACGATCTGGTCGCGGATGTGGCCCAATACCCGACGTTTCTGCCCTGGTGTGCCGCGGCGCGGATCCGGTCAAAGACGCCGTTGGGCGCGGCCGAAGTGCTGGAGGCGGATCTGGTGATTTCCTTCAAGGTCTTTCGCGAACGCTTTGGCAGCCGTGTCACCCTGTTTCCCGATGATATGAAGATCGACACCGAATATCTGGATGGGCCTTTCAAATACATGAAATCCAACTGGAGTTTCGAAAGCTGCGATGACGGAGGGTGCGATGTCTCCTTTTTTGTCGATTTTGAGTTCCGCAATGCGGTATTGCAGGGCATCATCGGTGTTGTATTCAATGAGGCGATGCATCGCATAGTACGGGCATTCGAACACCGCGCGGCAGAGTTGTATGGCTGA
- the hpt gene encoding hypoxanthine phosphoribosyltransferase, which translates to MSQRPYVIDTMISAKTIAARIEELSREIHDEFEGTDKLIVVGLLRGSFVFIADLVRELDLPIEVDFLEASSYGDSMQSSREVRILKDLRGAIEGRDVLVVEDIVDTGHTLNHVTHLLASRNPARLKSIALLDKPSRREVDFRSDYIGFEIPDEFVVGYGIDYAQRNRNLPFIGKVRFVE; encoded by the coding sequence ATGTCACAGCGTCCATATGTCATCGACACAATGATTTCGGCCAAGACGATTGCGGCCCGAATCGAAGAGTTGAGCCGCGAAATCCATGACGAATTCGAGGGCACGGACAAGTTGATCGTGGTCGGCCTGTTGCGGGGCAGTTTCGTGTTCATCGCCGATCTGGTGCGTGAATTGGACCTCCCGATCGAAGTCGACTTCCTCGAAGCATCCTCTTATGGAGACAGCATGCAAAGCAGTCGAGAAGTACGCATTCTCAAAGACTTGCGTGGCGCAATTGAAGGACGTGACGTGTTGGTCGTCGAAGATATCGTCGATACCGGGCATACCCTGAACCATGTCACCCACCTATTGGCAAGCCGCAATCCCGCGCGCCTTAAATCCATCGCCCTGCTGGACAAACCCAGCCGTCGCGAAGTCGATTTCCGCTCGGATTACATCGGCTTTGAAATTCCGGATGAATTTGTCGTGGGGTATGGCATCGACTATGCCCAACGCAATCGCAACCTCCCGTTTATTGGCAAGGTCCGCTTTGTCGAATAA